The Methyloceanibacter sp. wino2 nucleotide sequence CCATCGTATACATATCCAGGTGCATGAGAACTCGCAGCAGTAGTTCCGCTTAACTTCACCATAAATCGCTGGCCGTCTCCAACAATTTATGGATTTCCATAAAACTCGATCGAACGGCTCCCGACTTTTTCATCTGATAACCGGCGCCCCTCACGTTATGGTCGCGTGGGGCGATCACCAGAGGCCAGGCGTTGGCCACGGTGCGTGACGGCGCAGCCCGACGGCGCGCCGGGGGAGCATGGTCTTGAGCGCGTTTTTCATCAGCCGGCCGATCTTCGCGACCGTCCTGGCGATCGTGATCGTCGTGCTGGGCGCCGTTTCCATGCCATTCCTGCCAATCGGCCAATATCCCCCCATCGCGCCGCCCACGGTTGTGGTGTCCGCGATGTTCACGGGAGCCAACGCCCGCGCGGTCGAGGACAGCGTCACCACGCCTCTCGAAGAACAGATCAACGGTGTCGAAGGCATGGTCTACATGTCGTCGGTCAGTTCCGATGACGGCACGTCGACGATCACGGTCACGTTCGAGACGGGGTACGATCTCGATATCGCCGCGGTCGATGTTCAGAACAACGTCGAAATCGCATCGTCCCAACTGCCCGACGAAGTCGTCCAGGCCGGCGTCACGGTGACGAAGCAGTCGAGCGACATCACGCTGGCGCCGAATTTGTATTCACCCGACGGCCGCTACGACACGCTGTTCATCAGCAACTACATCACGATCCACATCCTCGACGTCATGAAGCGCATCCCCGGCGTCGGCGAGGTGCAGATGTTCGGCGAGCGCACATTCGCCATGCGCATCTGGCTCGATCCCCAGAAGATGGCCAGCCTCGGCGTGACCGCCGAGGATGTGACCAAGGCCGTTTCCGACCAGAACCAGGTCGTCGCCGCCGGCGCCCTCGGGCAACAGCCGGCCCCGGAGGGACAGGTGTTCCAGTTCACCCTGTCGACGCTGGGACGGCTGCAGACGGCCGAGGAGTTCGGCGACATCATCGTCCGCGCCGAATCCGACGGACGGATCGTGCGGATCAATGACATCGGCCGCGTGGAACTGGGGGCCGAAGTCTACGACGAGACGGCCAATGTCGACGGCCAGCCCGCCCTGCCCTTCGGGATCTTCCAGCTTCCCGACGCCAATGCCATCGACCTGGCGGATGAGGTCGAGGCGGAGATGGCGCGGCTGTCCCAGCGGTTTCCCGAAGGCCTCGAATACGAGATCATCTACGACACGACCCGCTTCATCCGGGCGTCGATCAAGGAAGTGCTGACGACGCTCGGCTTTGCCATCGCCTTGGTCGTCTTCGTCATCTTCATGTTCCTGCACGGGCTTCGCACCACGCTTATTCCGGTCGTGACGATCCCGGTGTGCCTCATAGGAACACTCGCCGCGCTCCTAGCCGTCGGTTTCTCGATCAACACGCTGACGCTGTTCGGAATGGTGCTTGCCGTCGGTCTGGTCGTCGACGACGCCATCGTCGTCGTCGAGAACGTCGCGCGAAACCTCGAGAGCAAGACCATGGAGGTCCACCAGGCCGCCAACGAGGCCATGAAGCAGGTCACGGGTCCCATTGTCGCAACGTCGCTGGTTCTCATGGCCGTCTTTGTCCCCGTGGCTTTCACACCGGGGATCACGGGCGGGCTCTACAAGCAGTTCGCCCTGACGATCGCCTTCGCCGTCGCGATCTCCGCGTTCAACTCACTGACCTTGAGCCCCGCGCTGTGCGCCGTGCTGTTGAAAAACGAGGCCAAGAAGAAGCACAAGCTGTTTGCGTGGTTCGACGACGGCTTCGCACGGCTCAACCAGGGCTACGAGCGGCTCGTCGGGATCCTGATCAAGGGCTGGGTGGTGGTCGTCAGCTTGTTCCTCGTGGCTTTGCTTGTCACGGGCTATCTCTTCAAGACGGTGCCGACAGGCTTCGTCCCGCCGGAGGACCAAGGCTACTTCATCGTGCTCCTGCAAACGCCCGAAGGAACTTCTCTCCAGCGCACGCAAAAGGTCATGGAGCAGGTCGAGAAGGACCTGATGGCGACGCCGGGTGTAGCGCATGTGATCGCCTTTGGTGGCTTCAGCCTGCTCAACTCGAACTCGGCACCCAACACGGCATCGCTGTTCGCTATCCTCAAACCTTGGGACGAGCGCAAAGCCGCCGACGAGCAGCTACTGACGCATATTCTTCCAACGCTGAACGCGAAATTCGCCACGTTCGCCGAGGCGGAGGTCGACGCGGTCAACCCGCCGTCAATTCCGGGGCTCAGCGCTACCGGAGGATTCCAGTTCGAACTCCAGGACTATAGCGGCGGCACGTTGACCGAACTCGAAAGCGTCACACAGGCCTTCATTGCCGCGGCGTCCAAGCGTCCCGAACTCCAGGGCTTGTTCACGACATTCTCCGCGCGGACTCCCGGCTACCGGATCGACGTCGATCGAAACAAGGTCCTCAGCCAAGGCGTCTCACTCAATGAGGTCTTCACGGCGTTGCAGGTTTATCTCGGCGGCTACTACGTGAACGACTTCAACAAGTTCGGCCGCGTCTACCGCGTCTATCTGCAGGCAGAGAAGGATGCCCGCGCGCTGACCACGGACATTTCGAAGATCTATGTGAGGAACGACAAAGGCGACATGATCCCCTTGAACGGGCTTGTCACCCTGAACGCCGAGGTCAGCGCCCGCAATATCAGCCACTACAATCTCTTCAGGTCGGCGCCGATCAACGGCTCTCAAGCACCGGGCTACAGCTCCAATCAAGCTATTCAGGCCATGGAAGCCGTTGCGGCGGACATCTTGCCGAACACCATGGGCTATGAGTGGACCGGCAACGCCTATCAGGAGATCAAGGCCGGGAACGTTCTGCCGTACATCTTCGTCCTAGCTCTCCTCATGGTCTTCCTGTGTCTCGCCGCGCAGTACGAGAGCTGGTCCATGCCGTTCGTCGTGATCCTCGCGGTGCCGCTCGCCATGCTGGGCGCTCTCGGCGCGCAGGCCCTGCGTGGACTGAGCAACGACCTTTACTGCCAAATCGGTCTCATCATGCTCATCGGCTTGGCGAGCAAGAACGCCATTCTTATCGTCGAGTTCGCGCGCCGCCGCCGCGCCGAAGGCCTATCCATCGAAGAGGCTGCGATCGAAGCGGCACGGATCCGGCTGCGCCCGATCCTCATGACCGCGTTCGCCTTCATCCTCGGCGTGACGCCCCTGGTGTTCAGTACAGGTGCGGGATCAAGTGCGCGGCACTCGCTCGGCACGGCGGTGTTCGGCGGCATGTTCGCCGCGACCATCCTCAGCCTGTTCGTGGTCCCGGTCTTCTACGTGCTGGTCGAGCGGCTACGGACCAGACATGCTCAACCCTCTCAACCGTCAGAGGCCTGAGCCTCCTGTTTGTCCGCACCCGTCTTTCCGGAGGCCTTGCTTCCCGGCGTCACGATCTCGACTTCCGCGCCGGCATGGACCTTCTGTAGGCCCGTGACGACGACCCGGTCGCCCGGCTTGACGCCCTTCTCGATGACGTAGCTCGACTCGTATTCGGGGCCGATCGTGACGCTCTGCCGGTTTACCTTTTCGTCCTTGCCAACCACATAGACGTAGTGCCCACCTTCGTCCTGGGCCACGGCCTTCGCCGGGATCAGGACGACTCGGTGCTTGTCCGCGAGTGTGACCTTCGCCGTCACGAACTGACCGGGCCGCTGGGTCTTGTCGGGATTGGGGATGACCGCCCGCATCTTGATGGTGCCGGTATTGGGATCGACCTGGTTGTCCACGAAGTCGACGGCACCCTCATGGGAAAAGGCCGTGCCGGACGACAGCACCATGGCGACCTTCAGCGGCCCCTTTGCCTGGAACGGCACCATCTTCTGATAGTCTTCTTCGCTCGGGCTGAAATAGACATAGATCGGATCAAGCTGGACGAGCGTCGTGAGCAGCGTGTCTTCCGCGCTCACGAGGTTGCCGATATTGACAAGCGTGTTGCTCACGCGTCCGTCGATCGGCGCCGTGACGGTTGCGTAATCCAGATTGAGCTTGGCGTTCTGCAGCGCGGCCTGACTGGCCGCCAATTCGCCTGCCGCCTCGATGGCTTCGGCGCGCGTAGACTCGTACTTCTGGACCGATGCCGTGCCTTCGTCTTTCAGCTTCTCGTATCGCGTAAGCTGCTCCTTAGCGAAATCCAGCCGCCCCTGGTTCTGCTCAAGCTCTGCCTTGTTCTGGTCCACCTCGGCTTGAAACGGCCGCTGGTCGATCACGAACAGCACGTCGCCCTTTTTGACGTCAGCCCCTTCCGTGAACGGCCGTTCCGTCAAATAGCCTTGGACCTTGGCGCGCACGTCAACGAGCTTGACCGCCGCCGTCTGGCCCACGAACTCGTCGACGAGCGGGATCTCGGCGGACTCCGCCGTGGCGACTTCCACCTGCTGTTTGGCGGCTTGGTCCGGCTTGGCGTTGCCCCCGTCGCACCCGGCAAGGAGAAGCGGCAGACAGAGCGCCACCCAAACAGCTCCCGGCAAGCGCTCTCGCACCTCTCGCCGACCGTGCGGGCGCTCATGACGAAGACGTCGCATTTCCAATTCGGTGGAACTCATGCGCCGATCCTACTTTCTTGGCGCAGTCCGGCAAAGGGAAACGGAATTGTGGGAGATCAGGCCGTTCAGGCTCGCCGCGTAGCACGGCGGGGCGACCGGTTTGATGACGGGATTGGCCTGTCACTCTCGCGCGCTACCTGACATAGCGCGAACCCATTGAAACCAATTGAGAGGATGGGGCGTGGCGGGACATGGTGCGTCGTCCGACGCTGCCGACCTGAGTACGAGCGAGGGGAGCCGAGCCCGACTCCCTCACCCCCGTATTACCCGTACGGCGAGCGGGGTACGCATTACAGACCCCGCCACGGGATCAGAACGTGCACCCTTTGGCTTGGTTCCCGAAAACCGCGGCCCCGATCGCAAAAAGAATCGGCGCGGCCTCGAACGAAGCCACGCCGCAGTCGGTCAGGGAGGAAAAAGGAATACGCGGCTCTAAGCCGGTACGAACTTGAGCGAAACGCCGTTGATGCAGTACCGCAAACCGGTCGGTTTCGGCCCATCGTTGAAGACATGACCGAGATGCCCGCCACAGCGGCGGCAATGCACTTCGTCGCGCGACATGCCCCAACTGAAGTCCTGCTGAACCCCGACATTGCCTTCGATCGGGGCGTAGAAGCTCGGCCAGCCAGTGCCGGATTCGAACTTGGTTTCCGACTTGAAGACCGGGAGGTCGCAACCGGCGCAGACAAAGGTCCCTTGCCGCTTTTCCTTGTTCAGCGGGCTGGTCCAGCGCGCCTCGGTGTCCTCCTCGCGCAACACCGCGTATTGCTCGGGCGTCAGAATCTTGCGCCACTCTTCGGGCGTCTTCGTAATCTCGAATTTGCCGTCCGCAGCGGCGGTCGCCGGCGAACCATGCCCGCGCAGCAGAACCGCGCCGCCAGCCGCAGCCGCCGCAACGCCGGCGGTGCCGAGTAGAATCTGTCGTCGCGATACCATCATGGCTCCTTCCCCATTGGCGGCTGTCGTGATCGTCTAAGCCAATGGATATGACAAGAATCTAAGGATTACCGGCCGACCTTCAATTCAACTTCGGCGCACAGCTGTTCACGAGCGCTTTATCGGGAGCGGTCCGGATGAGGGGCCTGGATAACGGCCGAAGCGCCCTACCCCCGCGAGGTGATGTGGGAGGCCGGAATCACGATCTCACAGCGGACGCCCTCGACCGGGAAGGACAAAGCCACTTTGCCGGCAAGGGCTTGGCCGACGATATTTTCGATCATCGCGCGCCCGAAACCCGAACTGGACGGTGTCTCCACGTCCGGGCCGCCGCTTTCCGCCCAGACGACTTTCAGGGCCTTCTCGTCCTCGCAGACCTGCCAGCCCACATGCACCGCGCCTTCCGGCTTCGATAGCGAGCCGTACTTCTCCGCATTCGCGGTTAGCTCGTGCAGCGCCATACCAAGGTTGTGAACGGCTTCGGGCTTCAGCACGACGTCTTCGCCTTCGATCGTGACCTGCTTGCCGGGGCCGTCCATATGCTGTTCCAGCTGCTGTTCCACCAGCATCCGCAACGAGGCCCCATGCCAGTCGTCCGCGACGAGAAGGTCGTGGGACATCCCAATCCCGTGGAGCCGTGCACCGAACCGGTCGAGAAATTCGTCGACGGTCGCTGTCTGCCGTGCCGTCTGGCGGGCAATGGCCTGGATCACGGCCAGAAGGTTCTTGGACCGGTGCGTCAGTTCACGGAGCAACAGCCGAAGCTGCTGTTCGCTGGCGGACCGCTCGACCCCGAACTGCTTTTCCGCCTCAGCCAATTCCTGCGTGCGCCGCTCGAGGTCGTCTTCCAGCTGTTGCCTGGCGGCCTCGCGCGTCTGCCCGTTCTTGCGCGCGACAAGGAGGTAGATCAGCAGCCCGCAGGCCAGGAGAACACCGACCACGGTGAGAACCGTCCCCGAAGCCATGGTCATATGCGCCTGCATAGAGACTGCGCCGCTCACAGAAAGACCCGCGTATCTGCCCCGGCTAAACGAGTGCCGCGATCAGCGTGACCAGGAACACAAGGAGGAAGATGAAGAACAGGACCCGTGCGACACCGGCTGCCGCCGATGCGACCCCGCCAAAACCGAACACGCCGGCAATCAGCGCCACCACCGCAAATATTATCGCCCAGGTCAGTAACATCCGTGGTCCTACCCGCCGTTGGCCCGCGCCAAGACACAAGCGCGACTGCGCCTACGCCAAACGCGTCACTTCCCGAATTGTTGCACGGCGCGGTTGTCAAAACCCGGCGACCGCCGCGAGGATCTCCTGGTCCGTGAACGGCTTTCGAACCAGAGGGGCTGCATTGTGGGCCGGCGGCAGGCTTTCGCGCCCATAACCGCTGACAAAGGCAAACGGCAGCCCGCGCGTTGCCAGGACATCCGCGATACGGCTGGCGGATTCGCCTCCCAGGTGGGCATCGAGCAGAGCACCGCGTAAGGGACGGCTCTGGATCGCACTCAACGCATCGCTGACCGTACTCGCGGGACCGACGACCGCCAGCCCCGCATTCTCGAGAGCCGCCACGATATCGAGCGCAATGAGAAACTCGTCCTCCACAACAAGGATGGGATTTGGATTGATCACGTCGAATCCTTCCTGCGCCTCGACCGGGCACTGTCCCTACGGAAACGTGGGGAGCGGCAATCGGTTTCGCCAGTCGGGCTGATAATTGCGGACCGCCGAAGCCTAGCGTCATACGGAGAATAGTCTATGGTCGGCGCGATCCCGAGGGTCATCGCGAAGAACCACGCTCAGAGAGACGAAATGGGCTCAACAATTCTCCTCATCATCCTGGTCGCGGTTTTGCTCGCCGTATTGCCCGCCTGGCCCTATAGCCGCGCCTGGGGCGCGTTCCCGGCTGGCCTCGTAGGTTTGATCATCGTCTTGCTGCTCGTGCTTAAGTTCCTCGGCAAGATCTAGCGCCGCGAGCCGTCACGACGGGGCGCTATCAATCAGCTCTTGCGTTTGGCGTGCTGCTCGAAGAACAGCGCCTGCGACACGATCGCCTTCACCGTATCGGGTTGATAGGGCTTGGTGATCAAGAAGGCCGGCTCGGGACGCTCGCCCGTGAGCAGCCGGTCCGGATAGGCCGTGATGAAGATCACCGGCACCTCGAACGAGCCCAGAATCTCATTGACCGCGTCGAGCCCCGAACTGCCGTCCGCAAGCTGAATATCGGCGAGAACCAACCCCGGCTTCTTGCTCGACGCCGCATCGACCGCCTCGGCATGGGTCCGGGCGACGCCCGCCACCTGGTGCCCCAGCCCCTCCACGATTGCTTCAAGGTCCATGGCAATCATCGGCTCGTCCTCGATGATGAGCACATCGGTTGCGACCTGCGCCGCAATCTCCCGGCCCGCATCATCCAGCAGCGCCTGCACGTTGCTAGGCGTGGTGTTGAGGATGTCGGCGGTCTCGTCGACTGAAAACCCTTCGACCGAGCAGAGCACGAACGCTTGCCGGGCCAGCGGGGTGATCTGTTCCAGCTGCCGGTCGACCGGCGAGTCCCCCCGGTCGAAAACCTCGGTCTTGAGATTCAGGCCGACGGAATTCCACATGCTGACGAAGGTGCGGTAGAGCGCGACCCGGGGATCAAGACCGTTGTCGAACAGGGACGGATCCTCCGCCAAGACCTGGAGGGTCGCCGCGACATAGGCGTCGCCCGCGGTCTGGGAGCCAGCGAGGGCACGCGCGAACCGCCTGAGCAACGGCAAATGCGGCGCGATGGTCTGAGACAACTGCATGGAACGGTGATCCCCAAAAGAGCCTGAGATACTGGCCAATCGACCGCCCATTGTCTCACACACGGAGGCGAAAGAAACAATGCGCTGGATCGCTGCCAGGCAAAAAGCTGCCACGAAACTTTGGCAAAATCGTCTTGAGTTTGGAACCGATTGAAGGATTGCGGGTTTTTCCGGTGCAGATGTACAGCGGTTATCGGTTACAATCGGCGTGCTGATCGTACCGATAAGGAACCGTTGTGACCGAAGACGATAAGGATAAGGCTCAAAGGCGCATGTCTGTCGACGCCAGTAAGAGCACCCAGCAGCCAGACGATGGCATCGTCGAGCCTGCGGCCCAGCCGGATGCAAGTATGTCCCCCGCCCTCCAAGCCCATATCGGCCGACAGGTTCGAGCGATGTTCGATTCTGTCGCCGAGGAACCGGTTCCCGAGCACCTTTTGAGGCTTCTCAAGGATCTCGACGACAGCGGAGAGAAGTAACTTGCCAGAGACCGTTTCACCGGGCCTCAAAGATGCGCTCGTGGGCCAAATCGGCAGCCTGCGGGCCTTCGCCGTGTCGCTCTGCGGCGACCGCGAGCGGGCCGACGACCTCGTGCAGGAGACGCTCTACAAGGCGTGGAACAACCTGTCGTCGTTCCAGGAGGGAACCAACCTCAAAGCCTGGCTCTTCACCATCCTCCGGAATACGTATTTCTCGGAACGCCGCAAGAAGAAGCGCGAGGTCGAGGACGTCGATGGGGCCTATGCGGCAAAGCTGTCGTCGATCCCAGAGCAGCACGGCCACATGGATATGCGCGACTTCGAGGAGGCGCTGTCGGAGCTTCCGGACGATCAACGTGAGGCCCTCGTCCTGGTCGGCGCGGCCGGTTTCTCCTACGAGGAAGCTGCGGAAATTTCCGGGTGCGCCGTGGGCACGATCAAGAGCCGCGTCAATCGCGCCCGCCGGCGTATCGCTGAATCACTGAACATTGATGCCGACGAAGACGGCCCGTCCGACTTGGTCGGCACCGACTCCGTGCCCGCGTCCCGAAGCGCCTAACCTATAATCCAAATAAACAGGCTGATCGTCAGCAGTGAGCCGAACGTGCTGATCAGCAGCGCCGACGCGGCCTCCGGAATGGCTGTGCGGAACTGGACCGCCAGCATCACCACGACCGAGACCGCCGGCAGCGCCGTCGTGACGACGGCTTGGCCCAAGATGGGATCCTTGTACCCGAGGGACAGCATGCCCAGACAGACCAGTGCGGGCTGAAGCACGTTCTTGATGAAAACGAGACTAAGGACGGGCACGCTGAACTTCACATTGTAGCCCGCAAGGATGATCCCCGACGCAAACAAGGCTACACCGGACGAGGAATGGCCGAGCAACGACAAGGACTGGTCGACGACTTGTGGGAGGTCAACGCCCAGAAGCACCATGACGACGCCTGCACTCGGAAGCCAGACGATCGGCCGCTTAAGCGACTTCATGATCGTTCCCGGAATATCGACGCGATGCGGCGGCGCCGTTGCCGCCCCATCTGTCCCTGCCAGTGCCTGTTCGCTCCGTGCCGCATCGAGCTCCAATAAAACGAGCGTCGTCGGGAGGAGGAAAATCACGATGATCATGCCACCGACCGCAATGGGGATGCTCGCAGTGTCGCCGTACAGAGAGCCTAGTACGGGAACACCGACAAAGGCCGTGCTCGGCCCGGACGCCATCAAGGCGCGAAGGGCGCTCAAGCCGATGGGATGGCGGAAGATGAAAACAGCCGCCAGAAGGACCAGCGCGTACGTGCCGACGATCGCGAGAAGGAGGAAACAAACCAGCGGCAAACTGCTCAGCAGTTGCTCGCGTCCCGCGCTGAATACACCGACAAACAAGGCCAGCGGCAGGGCATAGGTCATCACCATGCGGTTGAGCGTCGGCACCTCGTCTTGCGAAAAATCGTGATGCCAGGCGGCGAAGTAGCCGAGCATGATGGTGATGATCGCTGGAAGCAGCGCGCTGAGAATCTGTCCTAGCATTAGTCCCCCGAAACGATTTTAGACGCCATTCCCCGCGCCGCGCCTGGTGCATCCGCGACTCGTCTCTGCCCTGGCCGGACACGGCGCAGGCTACGACAGGCGCAATTCAAATCAACACCGACCCCTTGATGTCTGGCCCAACAGACCAAATGTGTAAGCCTCACCGGAAATACCTGGAGGCTCCGAACAAGGCCAAGATTTAAGGTTCGACCGTACCGCCCCTAAAGCGGCAGGTCTTGCTGTAACGGCCAAGATGGTCTTCCAGGCTAAGGAATTGCGGGGAATTGTCCTATCGTCACTTGATTGCGCTAAGACCACACTGACAGTTGATTCTTCGTCCAAGCCTCAAGAGACCCGCCATGACCGATGATGTCCAAGAGACTGAGAAGACAAACATGACAGACAATAAAGCGAAGACTGACAAAGCCACACAAGCCGACAAAGAGTGGGATGACCTGCAGCATGACCTGGAGACGCTCGGCAGCCAAGTGAAGGCCCTACGCGATCACGCCGGTGCCCTCGGCGAAACCGTTCTCGGCAATATGGAATTGCGCTTCCAGGATGTGCTGAGCCGCGCCAATGCCTATCGCAATACGACGGCCGCCCAAATCGAAGAGCTGCAGAAGACGGCGCTTGACCAAGCCGATCAGACGCAAGCCACGTTGACGGAGCAGGGCAAGAAGTCCGCCGCCATGGCCAAGGACAAGGCCCGCGAACTTTGGGACCGCGCCGAGCCTCTGCGCCAGGGCGCCCAGGAAGTGGGCAACGGTTTCCTGCGGGCGTGGTCCGAGATCGCCGCATCGTTCGGCAAGGCCGCCGAGAAGGTTCAGACGGAACGGCCCAAGGACAGCGCAGACGACAAGAGTTCCAAGACGACCTGACATCAGGCGGCTTGAACAGACTGCGAGGGGAGCGCATCGCAGAGCGCACACCGGGAAAGCGCCCAGATCTTCGGATCTGGGCATTTTCTTTTTGGGATGTCTGTTGCTGCTTCAGCCCAACGGGCGATCAAACTAAAGGATCCCCGTCCGGACTCCCGGCATCCTGCAACAGCTCGGCTCGAACCAGGCCCCGGACTGAATTGCCGAGATAGACGCGATCGGCCTGCTTGAGGTCGGCCTCGGTCAGTACCGCTTCGCTGGCGGCGGCGCGCGGAAGGTCGAGGAGTTCTTCCCGCAACGTGCCGGGCAGAAGTCCGCAGCGGAGCGCGGGCGTGAACAAGCGCCCATCCCTTTCGACGAAGAGATTTGTCCGCGTGCCTTCCGTCAGTTCACCGCGCTTATTGAGGAAGACGACCTCATCGCACCCTGTGAGGTCCTTCTGCCGTTCCATCTCCCCATCGTAGAACTGGCGCCGCGTGGTCTTGTGGTAGAAGAACGGGTCCGTCTCATCGACGCGCTGGTCCGAGATGACGAACCGCCAGACCGTGTCCTTGGTCGGCAGTTCGATCTCGCGTGAGCTGACCTGCACCGTCCCGTCCTCGAACAACAGCAGACGCACCATTGCCACCGGCGAGGTAATCTTGTCTGCTTCCGCCTCCAGTGCTGCGACGACGGTGTTCCGGTCATAGCGATAACCGAAATGGGCCGCGGATGCCTGGAGCCGCAGAAGATGGCGTTCGAGGAGGTGGTAGCCGCGCTCGCTCTGCCACCGCAGCGTTTCGATCAGTTCGAACGGCCCGCCGGACTCTGTCAGGAACTGCGCCTTGAGCAGGCATTCCGCATGTTCGGAGTCTTCCTTCGAGTCCGCGACGATGCCGCCGCCGATTCCCATCTCACCGCGCCCATCCGACAGGACCGCCGTGCGGATAGCCACGTTGAACTGGCATTCGCCGGACGGCGCGATCGTGCCGATGGCGCCGGTATAGATGCCGCGCGGCTCCTTCTCCACTTCGCGGATGATCTCCATCGCCCGCACCTTCGGCGCGCCGGTAATCGAGCCGCAGGGAAACAGCGCGCCGAGCATATCGGCGAGTTCCATGTCGGAGCGCAGTTCGGACGTAATGCCCGAGGTCATCTGATGCACGGTGCGATAGGTCTCGACCGTGAAGAGGTCGGTCACCTCCACCGAGCCGATCCGCGAGACCCGCGCGAGATCGTTGCGCAGGAGATCCACGATCATGAGATTCTCGGCGCGCTGCTTCTCGTCCATGGCGAGCCAGGTCTTGAGGCGCGCGTCCTCACGCGGCGTCCGGCCTCTCGGGGCGGTGCCCTTCATGGGCCGCGTGGAGAGCTGTTGATTCTCACGGCGGAAGAACAGTTCCGGCGAGAGCGAGAGAACGGCAAGGTCCGGCGTTTCGATCAGCGCGCCATAGGCGACGAGTTGGCGCCGGCGCAGCGCCGCGTAAAGCGCGGTCGGATCGCCCTCGAAGTCGAACAGATATTTCTGCGTGAGATTGATTTGATAGACGTCACCGGCGGCGATGTAGTCCTGAACGGTTCGGAACGCGCGACCATACTCCTCCCGGGTCCACGACAACTCCAAGTTCGAGATCTTGGCGTGGCCTGCCCCGCCGCGCTCACCGAGCCAGTGGCGGACAGCTTCGTCCCCATCCGCTTGGGCTCACCGTACAGGCCCACCCAGAAAAGCGGCACCGCGCGGTTCGCGGGCATCAGCCCGGCTAGTTTCGGCTCGAGGCAATAGCCGAGCTCGTAGGAGAAATAGCCGGCCGCATGGAGGCCGCGCGCCAGCCCATCGGAAATGCGCTGAAGCCCGGAATCGACGTCCTCCGGTCTGTCGACGCAGACGATCTCCTCGGCCTGCTCGAAAAGCAGGCTGCGCTCACCGGAGGTGAGACTGTCATCTAGAAGAACGAAGGGCGAAGACGTCATGGAAAAGTGCAAGGCGACCCAGCTTAAACGCCCAGCATAAAGGAGAAGCGTCCATCCGGCGTCAAGTGTCCGCCGGCGCGGGCTGCCCCGCTCTATTCGAGGATCAGCATTTCGCCTTTGCCGAGAACGGCCATATCGCCCATGAGCCTGCGGGCGCGGCCGCCGAGGCGAATCCGCATGCCCTGCTCGCGCAGCCATGTTTCCAACAGGCGAAGGTAGTCGAACTCCATGACGCCGCTGTCCACATAGGTCGGCATGAGGTGGCGCGGCTTGTCTGCGAAAATGAGACTGCCGCGGCGGTTACCGTAGCCCGCGTAGCGGCCCGCGCCGCCCCGAAGCAGAAGCGTGCCAGCAACCATCCGGCCGCCCGCGT carries:
- a CDS encoding DUF1328 family protein; amino-acid sequence: MLLTWAIIFAVVALIAGVFGFGGVASAAAGVARVLFFIFLLVFLVTLIAALV
- a CDS encoding efflux RND transporter periplasmic adaptor subunit; the encoded protein is MPGAVWVALCLPLLLAGCDGGNAKPDQAAKQQVEVATAESAEIPLVDEFVGQTAAVKLVDVRAKVQGYLTERPFTEGADVKKGDVLFVIDQRPFQAEVDQNKAELEQNQGRLDFAKEQLTRYEKLKDEGTASVQKYESTRAEAIEAAGELAASQAALQNAKLNLDYATVTAPIDGRVSNTLVNIGNLVSAEDTLLTTLVQLDPIYVYFSPSEEDYQKMVPFQAKGPLKVAMVLSSGTAFSHEGAVDFVDNQVDPNTGTIKMRAVIPNPDKTQRPGQFVTAKVTLADKHRVVLIPAKAVAQDEGGHYVYVVGKDEKVNRQSVTIGPEYESSYVIEKGVKPGDRVVVTGLQKVHAGAEVEIVTPGSKASGKTGADKQEAQASDG
- a CDS encoding response regulator; translation: MINPNPILVVEDEFLIALDIVAALENAGLAVVGPASTVSDALSAIQSRPLRGALLDAHLGGESASRIADVLATRGLPFAFVSGYGRESLPPAHNAAPLVRKPFTDQEILAAVAGF
- the msrB gene encoding peptide-methionine (R)-S-oxide reductase MsrB, with the protein product MVSRRQILLGTAGVAAAAAGGAVLLRGHGSPATAAADGKFEITKTPEEWRKILTPEQYAVLREEDTEARWTSPLNKEKRQGTFVCAGCDLPVFKSETKFESGTGWPSFYAPIEGNVGVQQDFSWGMSRDEVHCRRCGGHLGHVFNDGPKPTGLRYCINGVSLKFVPA
- a CDS encoding sensor histidine kinase; this encodes MTMASGTVLTVVGVLLACGLLIYLLVARKNGQTREAARQQLEDDLERRTQELAEAEKQFGVERSASEQQLRLLLRELTHRSKNLLAVIQAIARQTARQTATVDEFLDRFGARLHGIGMSHDLLVADDWHGASLRMLVEQQLEQHMDGPGKQVTIEGEDVVLKPEAVHNLGMALHELTANAEKYGSLSKPEGAVHVGWQVCEDEKALKVVWAESGGPDVETPSSSGFGRAMIENIVGQALAGKVALSFPVEGVRCEIVIPASHITSRG
- a CDS encoding efflux RND transporter permease subunit, which codes for MSAFFISRPIFATVLAIVIVVLGAVSMPFLPIGQYPPIAPPTVVVSAMFTGANARAVEDSVTTPLEEQINGVEGMVYMSSVSSDDGTSTITVTFETGYDLDIAAVDVQNNVEIASSQLPDEVVQAGVTVTKQSSDITLAPNLYSPDGRYDTLFISNYITIHILDVMKRIPGVGEVQMFGERTFAMRIWLDPQKMASLGVTAEDVTKAVSDQNQVVAAGALGQQPAPEGQVFQFTLSTLGRLQTAEEFGDIIVRAESDGRIVRINDIGRVELGAEVYDETANVDGQPALPFGIFQLPDANAIDLADEVEAEMARLSQRFPEGLEYEIIYDTTRFIRASIKEVLTTLGFAIALVVFVIFMFLHGLRTTLIPVVTIPVCLIGTLAALLAVGFSINTLTLFGMVLAVGLVVDDAIVVVENVARNLESKTMEVHQAANEAMKQVTGPIVATSLVLMAVFVPVAFTPGITGGLYKQFALTIAFAVAISAFNSLTLSPALCAVLLKNEAKKKHKLFAWFDDGFARLNQGYERLVGILIKGWVVVVSLFLVALLVTGYLFKTVPTGFVPPEDQGYFIVLLQTPEGTSLQRTQKVMEQVEKDLMATPGVAHVIAFGGFSLLNSNSAPNTASLFAILKPWDERKAADEQLLTHILPTLNAKFATFAEAEVDAVNPPSIPGLSATGGFQFELQDYSGGTLTELESVTQAFIAAASKRPELQGLFTTFSARTPGYRIDVDRNKVLSQGVSLNEVFTALQVYLGGYYVNDFNKFGRVYRVYLQAEKDARALTTDISKIYVRNDKGDMIPLNGLVTLNAEVSARNISHYNLFRSAPINGSQAPGYSSNQAIQAMEAVAADILPNTMGYEWTGNAYQEIKAGNVLPYIFVLALLMVFLCLAAQYESWSMPFVVILAVPLAMLGALGAQALRGLSNDLYCQIGLIMLIGLASKNAILIVEFARRRRAEGLSIEEAAIEAARIRLRPILMTAFAFILGVTPLVFSTGAGSSARHSLGTAVFGGMFAATILSLFVVPVFYVLVERLRTRHAQPSQPSEA
- a CDS encoding DUF3309 family protein; translated protein: MGSTILLIILVAVLLAVLPAWPYSRAWGAFPAGLVGLIIVLLLVLKFLGKI